The Saprospiraceae bacterium genomic interval ATTGCGGATCAATGTTGCCGGATGCATCTGATATCCAAATCGAAGCAATGAAGTAAGTTGTTCAGTATGGAGATAGCGGGGCAGGTTTTTGTATTGCAATAAAGCTTGCATCTCACTGGCAAAAACAAACTCTTGTCCATGGTGATAATAATACAAAGGTTTTTCTCCAAATCGGTCTCTGGCAAGAAGACAGGAATTTTTCTTGAGATCGATAATGCATATAGCAAACATGCCATCGAGGAATTCAAACATGCTGCTTCCATGTTCTTCGTAAAGATGTACGATGACTTCCGAATCAGATATGGTCGTGAGTTGATGACCTTTTGCCATCAAATCCATTCTCAGTTTTTTGTAATTATAAATTTCGCCGTTCAGAATGGCGCATATCGATTTATCTTCGTTCCAAACCGGTTGCTGACCTCCTGACAAGTCTATAATGGCCAATCGCCTCATGCCGATGCTCCAATCCTGATTGAGAAAAGTGCCTTCGTGATCTGGGCCGCGATGTTGCAATTTTTTCAACATGGCTCCCAGGATTGTCTGATCGTTCCGGTTGAATCCACATATACCGCACATGGTAAATAATTCAGTTCATTTTGTTTTGAGACTTATTCATAAAAATTTCTTTGAGGTAAGAGAATTTAAAATAAAGTCGAAATGAAAGCACAAGTGAAGCATGGTGTGTAATGTTTAAGGAATGCAACGATTTTTGAAGTTTTCATGGCGAATTCCAGGGATTGTACCGTGAAATGCCCAAAAATACATATTTTTACACATTAAAAATATTTTAATATAAGACTCAGCCAGGATGGTAAGCTGGTCTTGAATCGATTATAAAAAAGAGGCCCAGATTGAATAAGATATTATTGACCGGTGGAGCTGGATTTATTGGTTACCATTTGGCAGATAGCCTGATCAGGGATGCATCCAATGTGGTTTACATTATCGATAATCTCAATTCTTATTACGACGTCAGTCTTAAAGAAAAGAGATTGACAAATCTTGGAATTTCTGATTCCAGGGCCCCGGGAGCAAATTGGGTAACTTCTTCAAAATTTTCGAATTTATTTTTTTGCAAGGTCGATATCACTGATTCCGCTTTACTAAGCTCGGTAGTTGCCGATCTTCATTGCGATTACATCATACATCTGGCTGCACAGGCTGGAGTCCGATACAGCTTTCAATACCCTGAAACGTATATTCAATCCAATCTCCTTGGATTTTTTCAGATGATGGAGTTGGCGAAGTTATGGAGGGTGAAGCATTTCATATTTGCCAGCAGCAGCAGTGTTTATGGTGGCAATCTAGAAGTTCCGTTTTCTGAAGATCATTCCATTTCAAAACCATTGAATTTGTATGCCGCTACAAAAGCGTCCAATGAATTACTGGCATACGCATATGCAAATTTGTATAAAATTCCTACCAGTGCTTTGCGGTTTTTTACAGTTTATGGACCTTACGGAAGGCCAGATATGGCTTATTTCAAATTTATGAATATGATCGTGAAAGGGCAAGTGCTCGATGTCTTTGGCCAAGGAAATTTACAAAGAGATTTTACCCATATAAGCGACATCGTTATTTCTATGAGCAAACTGCTGGATGCGATACCAGGTCCAAATCAATATTTTGAAATTTACAATATCGGAAACAACCAGCCTGTTGAGTTGATGCACTTTATCCAATT includes:
- a CDS encoding GDP-mannose 4,6-dehydratase, with protein sequence MNKILLTGGAGFIGYHLADSLIRDASNVVYIIDNLNSYYDVSLKEKRLTNLGISDSRAPGANWVTSSKFSNLFFCKVDITDSALLSSVVADLHCDYIIHLAAQAGVRYSFQYPETYIQSNLLGFFQMMELAKLWRVKHFIFASSSSVYGGNLEVPFSEDHSISKPLNLYAATKASNELLAYAYANLYKIPTSALRFFTVYGPYGRPDMAYFKFMNMIVKGQVLDVFGQGNLQRDFTHISDIVISMSKLLDAIPGPNQYFEIYNIGNNQPVELMHFIQLLEKYSGHTAQINKIESFEGEMKTTFANIDKLVSKIHYRPQMNIERGLKEFVSWYLSDENPLIN